The Sulfurospirillum diekertiae genomic sequence TGATTTTTCTCGTCACAATATCAGTGTTGAGATTGACTGTGATAGATGTGACATGTTAAACATTACTTCTGTAGATAACTTCATTCAACAAGTATTACTGGTTCTGCTTCAAAATGCAAAAGAAGCATTACTGATGACGAATGACAGAATAGATAATAAAATACAAATCCATGTTTCTCTTGATGGTGAATTAGTCAACGTTGATATTGCAGATTGGGGAGAGGGAATTAGTAAAGCGATTGAAGAAAAACTTTTTGACAATATTAAAAGTTCTAAAAAAACTTTAGGCAGTGGTATTGGGCTTTATTTTGCAAGAAAATTAGCCAGAGAAAAACTCAAAGGTGATCTTGTATTGGTGCAATCTTCAATGCCAACAATATTTAGATTTTCTTTTAAAAATTATTTATCTCCAAAGGAGCAAAACGATGCATCTGCAAACGCTTAATTTACTTAATGATATCTGTGTACTTATAGTCGAAGATGATGAGATTGCAAGAACGACGATTAAACAAGATATTAAGCCCTATTGCAAAGCTTGCTATGAAGCGGCAGATGGACTAAGTGGATTGCAAAGTTTTAAAGAACATCATATTGATGTTATTATCACGGATATTCATATGCCTGGTATTAATGGACTGGATATGATTAAAGAGATATTAAAACTCAAATCCGAACAATTGTTTATCGTTATGACTTCTTATGATAATGATAAAAACTTGATTGAGAGTATGAAAGAGGGAGCGTGTAGTTTTTTGCGTAAGCCTTTAGATATAGAAGAGTTACAAACAGCTCTTATAATGAGTTTAGGAAGAATCAAATATACGACAAAAATTCTTAGTGAAAGTGTTTATATTGATTACCAAAAAGAGATTATATATATAGATAATCAACCTGTTTTTCTCTCACATACAAGCAATAAAATATTTTGGTTATTGTCTTACAATATAGGTCGTTTGGTTTCTTATAATATGATAGAAGATTACATTTACGATGGCGAATCTGTTAATAAAAATATCTTACACAATGCTATCCTGAGAATTAAAAAACAACTTCACTCTATTGATATTGAAAACATCCCAAGTGAAGGATATATTTTAAAAGTTAAAACATTGTAATTAGTTTTAGCGAGTCAAATTAACTATCAAAAAATTTATTTCTGAAGCAAATGATTAAATGTACAGGACAGAATAGTGTTTTTGTTTGTGTACAAGGATATTTTATAAAGTAAAACTACTTCATTACATGGTTTACATGTAAGCATTTTCTATCTTCAACACCTCCTTTAATTTTAAGTTTTTTTTAATTTTCAGATGAGTTCTCTGATAGTGTATTGCTTTATACTTAAACTTAGAAATTAAAAAGAAAGGTTGTAACGTGAAAAGAGTTTTTCCAATACTTGGCATCTTTCTTTTTTCCATTGTGTTACTGTGTATCTCTGTACAGGCTGTTGACAATGCTATGTCACCTACTACTACAGCCAAAGAGGCTACACCTGTGATAGAAGTAAGCAAGGAATTAAGAGACCAATACCCAATCAAATCGCACCATGCGAAGTTATCCATAGATTGTATTCACTGTCATGATGACCAAGGACGTGTTCCTGCTAAATTTGAATACATTGGGGATAAAGGGTGTCTTAGCTGTCATGGAAGTAAAGAAAAAATGGCCAAACGAACAGGATTTATGGATATGTTCCATACCAATCCTCATAATTCCTATCATGATGGCCCAACATTATCATGTGATGAGTGTCATAAAGAACATGAACCTTCACAAAATAGATGTATGGAGTGTCACGAAAAAGAGGTTCCTAATTGGATGAAGAAGGTAATGCCATGATAAAAAATATTTTTACGTCTATTAAAAAGAAAATTCCACTTCTTTTAGTTGTAGGAATTGTTGTAGGCTTTATCGTTTCTTATACATCCTATGAAGCAATATCAAGAACAGGAACGCCTCAGTTTTGTGTTGTTTGTCATGAAATGGCGCCGATGAGAGCATCATATGATAACGATGTTCATGGTGGCAACGGTAAAACAGGCATAAGAGTCAATTGTGTTGATTGCCATCTTCCTCATAATAATCTTGTCAATTATGTTTTTACAAAAGCAAAAAATGGAATGTCTGAAGTAGGTACTCATTTTTTTGGAAATCCAGATGCTATAGACTGGCAACAAAAGAGAGAAGAGCGAGCTAAATTTGTTTATGATGATGGATGTATTAAGTGTCATAGCAATTATGCAACAAATGAAAAAATAAGTCCAAAAGCTCGACAAATGCATGAGCATTATAATGGACTTCTTGGTACAAATAAAGAATTGGGTTGTGCAAGTTGTCATGCAGAGATAGGACATAACGGACTTAATAATATGTTAAATATTTATAAGCCAGAACACGCTCTTTATGAAAAAGGCTCTGCAAAAGAAAAAATTAAAATAAATGAAAAATTATACGGAAAAGGAAGTTCTAATTAACAAAGTATCCCCTAAAACAAAAATAAAAAACAGAACAGAATAAGGTGCTCGCAAGAGTCAATACATACGAAAAATCAAAAAAGGAAAAAAGATGACAAATCAATCAAGACGAAATTTTTTTAAGACCAGTGCAATTGGTACAGGAGTTGTGGCATTAGGTGCAACAGGAATTGGTTCAAGTTTGAGTGCTGCAGAAAAAGGTCCAGATTTAGATAAAGCAGCTGCGCAACCTTTTATCACTGAAAGAGGAATTGCTCCTTCAAAAAATCCTGCATATCCAAATACTTTACCAAAAGTTGATGCAAGCCAAGTTAAAGAGACTGTTGAAGCTGATATTATCGTCATTGGAGCTGGTTTTGCAGGTATGTGTGCAGCTATTTCTGCTGTAGAAGTTGGTGCAAAAGTAATTGTGTTGGAAAAATATAAAAGACCAGGTGCCCGTGGTGGCCATATTACTGCATTTGGTTCAGATTTTCAAGATAAACACGGAATCACTAAAGATATTCATCCAAGACAAATCGCGAAAGAACTTGAACGATGGGGACAAGGACGTGTTGATGAAGACTTACTAAGACTCTTTATTGAAAAAAGTGGCGCATGTATGGATTGGCTCGATAACACATTGAAAACAAAAGGCTTTCAAAATGGTCAATGGTTTGAAGGTTGTAAAGATCCATTCTATTATGAACACCCAGTAACACATATGTTTAGAGATAAAAATGGCGTACCTGGTAACGCACCTGTGGTTGATGCTCTTGTTGAAATTGCAAAAGAGAAAGGCGTAGATGTAGTTTTTGAAGCGAGAGCACTTAAACTTGTTAAAGATGGTAATAAAGTTACAGCAGTTATTGCTAAAACCAAAAAAGGTTATGTTCAATATGCAGCTAAAAAAGCTGTTATTATAGCATCAGGCGATTATGCTTCAAATCATGATATGGTTTCTTACTACTCTCAAACATCATCACTTGCAGATGCTCAAATTTATTTTCCAAGTAAATCCAATACCGGTGATGGTCATATGATTGCTATGGATATTGGTGGTGCTATGCAAAGAGATGCAAACCATGCTGCAGTTATTCACTTAGAAGCAGGTGCAAAAAGTTATAACTTTTTACATGTAAACGCATATGGTAAACGTTTTAAAAATGAAGATATCAATACACAATCAATGAGTTGTGGTAAATTGTATCAAAAAGATGGCATTGCTTGGTCTGTTTATGATGCAAACGGTCTTAGCTATGCAGAAGAGATGATGAAGAAAAAAATTGGTGGTGGTTTATTCTTTGGCCAACAAGATAAAATTGTAGGCGTTAAAGAATGGAGCATGGACGATGAAAAACATATGCTTGAAAAACATATTTCTGAGGGAAAAGTTGTTGTTGCTAACACTCTCGAAGAACTTGCAGATAAAATGGGTGTTCCAAGAGCAGAATTTGTTAAAACTGTTAAAAGATACAATGAAATTGTCAAGGTTAAGAATGATACAGATTTTGGTAAAAGATCTGAATGTCTTTATCCTGTTGAAAAGGCACCTTTTTATGCTGGTAAGCTTTTGGCAACATTACTTACAATGTGTGGCGGTCTTAGTACGGATGATAGAATGCTTGTTCTTGATAAAGATGATAAAGCATTTGATAACCTCTATGTTGCTGGTGCTGCACAAGGTAACTTCTTTGCAGGCGATTACCCAACAATCTGTCCAGGTATTGGTCATGGACGTTGTATGACATTCGGACGCCTTACTGGTCTAGTTGCTGCAGGTAAGAGTGTTAATGATGTTAAAACAAAAATGACACTATAAGTTACATTTTTGAGATAGGTCTGCTTGTAATAAGCAGACCTTGTATGTACCCTTGCGAGGTTATATACAAGGTCTTTTATCTTATATCTCTACATAGCAATAGATAAAACGTTATTAAAGGATATGGAATGAACATTAAAATCTCAAATATTGCTAATCTTCCATCCAAATTTGGAAATTTAAAAATCCAATCTTTTCAAGAAGGTATTAAAGAGCATTTAGTGATTTTCAAAGAACCTCTTGGGCAGATTCCATTGGTTAGAATTCATAGTGAATGTTTAACAGGGGATGCACTTGGCTCTTTAAAATGCGATTGTGGTGAACAGCTTGAGTTTGCATTGCAGAATATCTCATCACTTGGTGGAATGATCATTTACTTACGTCAAGAAGGACGCAATATTGGTTTGTTTAATAAAGTAAATGCCTATGCGCTACAAGATCAAGGGTTCGATACTATTGAAGCAAATCATCAGTTGGGTTTTAAAAGTGATGAACGTAGTTATGAAGTGGTAGAAACTATTTTAGAGCATTTTAAAATTGATAAAATTCGTTTGCTTACGAATAACCCTAAAAAAATGAGTTGTTTAAAAAACATTATGATTATTGAAAGATGGCCAATTATTATACCTTCAAATAATCATAACGTTGATTATTTGAAAACTAAAAAAGAAATGATGGGTCATTTACTTTAAAGGAAAAACATGAATGCAATATTAAGCGATCAAAAAACATTCCAGGCTATTATCCGCGTTAATCAAGCGATTGAGGATATTAGACAAGGCAAGATGGTTGTTATGGTAGATGATGAAGATAGAGAAAATGAAGGTGATTTAGTTTATGCTGCTTCTTTTTCTACACCACAAAAAGTTAATTTTATGGCAAGTCATGCAAAAGGGCTTATCTGTGTTGCTATTTCAAAAAAGATAGCAAATAGATTGCAATTAGAGCCTATGGTCAAAAAAAATGATTCATCATATGAAACCGCTTTTACAATTACAGTCGATGCAAGAACAGCAGCAACGGGTATATCTGCAGGTGAGCGTGATATGACCATAAAAATTTTAGCAGATGGTGGATCGCATGAATCAGAACTCGTTCGTCCCGGCCATATTTTTCCATTGATTGCTAAAGAGGGTGGTGCATTAGTAAGAATAGGTCATACTGAGGGTTCTGTAGATTTATGTCGTTTA encodes the following:
- a CDS encoding ATP-binding protein gives rise to the protein MLNITSVDNFIQQVLLVLLQNAKEALLMTNDRIDNKIQIHVSLDGELVNVDIADWGEGISKAIEEKLFDNIKSSKKTLGSGIGLYFARKLAREKLKGDLVLVQSSMPTIFRFSFKNYLSPKEQNDASANA
- a CDS encoding response regulator transcription factor, which produces MHLQTLNLLNDICVLIVEDDEIARTTIKQDIKPYCKACYEAADGLSGLQSFKEHHIDVIITDIHMPGINGLDMIKEILKLKSEQLFIVMTSYDNDKNLIESMKEGACSFLRKPLDIEELQTALIMSLGRIKYTTKILSESVYIDYQKEIIYIDNQPVFLSHTSNKIFWLLSYNIGRLVSYNMIEDYIYDGESVNKNILHNAILRIKKQLHSIDIENIPSEGYILKVKTL
- a CDS encoding cytochrome c3 family protein; translation: MSPTTTAKEATPVIEVSKELRDQYPIKSHHAKLSIDCIHCHDDQGRVPAKFEYIGDKGCLSCHGSKEKMAKRTGFMDMFHTNPHNSYHDGPTLSCDECHKEHEPSQNRCMECHEKEVPNWMKKVMP
- a CDS encoding cytochrome c3 family protein yields the protein MDEEGNAMIKNIFTSIKKKIPLLLVVGIVVGFIVSYTSYEAISRTGTPQFCVVCHEMAPMRASYDNDVHGGNGKTGIRVNCVDCHLPHNNLVNYVFTKAKNGMSEVGTHFFGNPDAIDWQQKREERAKFVYDDGCIKCHSNYATNEKISPKARQMHEHYNGLLGTNKELGCASCHAEIGHNGLNNMLNIYKPEHALYEKGSAKEKIKINEKLYGKGSSN
- a CDS encoding FAD-dependent oxidoreductase: MTNQSRRNFFKTSAIGTGVVALGATGIGSSLSAAEKGPDLDKAAAQPFITERGIAPSKNPAYPNTLPKVDASQVKETVEADIIVIGAGFAGMCAAISAVEVGAKVIVLEKYKRPGARGGHITAFGSDFQDKHGITKDIHPRQIAKELERWGQGRVDEDLLRLFIEKSGACMDWLDNTLKTKGFQNGQWFEGCKDPFYYEHPVTHMFRDKNGVPGNAPVVDALVEIAKEKGVDVVFEARALKLVKDGNKVTAVIAKTKKGYVQYAAKKAVIIASGDYASNHDMVSYYSQTSSLADAQIYFPSKSNTGDGHMIAMDIGGAMQRDANHAAVIHLEAGAKSYNFLHVNAYGKRFKNEDINTQSMSCGKLYQKDGIAWSVYDANGLSYAEEMMKKKIGGGLFFGQQDKIVGVKEWSMDDEKHMLEKHISEGKVVVANTLEELADKMGVPRAEFVKTVKRYNEIVKVKNDTDFGKRSECLYPVEKAPFYAGKLLATLLTMCGGLSTDDRMLVLDKDDKAFDNLYVAGAAQGNFFAGDYPTICPGIGHGRCMTFGRLTGLVAAGKSVNDVKTKMTL
- the ribA gene encoding GTP cyclohydrolase II translates to MNIKISNIANLPSKFGNLKIQSFQEGIKEHLVIFKEPLGQIPLVRIHSECLTGDALGSLKCDCGEQLEFALQNISSLGGMIIYLRQEGRNIGLFNKVNAYALQDQGFDTIEANHQLGFKSDERSYEVVETILEHFKIDKIRLLTNNPKKMSCLKNIMIIERWPIIIPSNNHNVDYLKTKKEMMGHLL